Proteins encoded in a region of the Triticum dicoccoides isolate Atlit2015 ecotype Zavitan chromosome 3A, WEW_v2.0, whole genome shotgun sequence genome:
- the LOC119271104 gene encoding putative F-box protein At4g22660 — protein METCSLARIMRLQDLAMYGRIFRSLPRLLLGFPPSSIRKFFRDQHVHVALSETKMAATLPELPQDILMVIFAALEIPDLVRAGSVCSSWHSAYAELRTLGKYKQGQTPCLVYTSESDPDDVLSLYSLAEKRSYKLTLPQPAIRSRYLIGSSHGWLVTVDERSEMHLLNPITCEQIALPSVSTIEHLKPIFDEYGDVCKYEMSGHTGSYSSYNPPFILALAELRDRLQWKAFVFPDTSTGSYIVVLIHNPQAQLSFAKAGDDKWTWLPPHYLHEDCMYKDGILYAVNTKGEIHAFDLSGPVVTVKTIIRAPEHYDCDSRYIVQAPWGSLLLVFRIVHDHDLEYEYWKTTETKICEIDALWNKIELTNCLRDHVLFLGHNLSLCISADEYPALKANCSYFTDDNFLWTVGYKNNHRDVGILKLNDKSREELVSPQLWSNCPAPMWITPDLRKINVMGSMSQQL, from the coding sequence ATGGAGACCTGTAGCTTAGCAAGGATAATGAGATTGCAAGACCTAGCTATGTACGGCAGAATCTTCAGATCTTTGCCCAGGCTGCTGCTAGGCTTCCCTCCCAGCTCAATCAGGAAATTCTTCAGAGACCAACATGTTCATGTGGCACTGTCAGAGACCAAGATGGCGGCCACATTGCCGGAGCTGCCGCAGGACATCTTGATGGTTATCTTTGCCGCTCTCGAGATCCCCGACCTCGTGCGCGCTGGCTCGGTCTGTTCATCCTGGCACTCCGCATACGCCGAGCTACGCACCCTTGGGAAGTACAAGCAGGGCCAGACGCCTTGCCTGGTCTACACCTCTGAATCTGATCCTGATGATGTTTTGTCCCTCTACAGCCTCGCCGAGAAGAGGTCCTACAAGTTAACTCTGCCGCAGCCAGCTATCCGCAGCAGGTATTTGATTGGGTCCTCGCATGGCTGGCTTGTTACCGTCGACGAGAGATCTGAGATGCACCTTCTGAATCCAATCACATGTGAACAGATTGCTCTTCCTTCAGTGTCCACCATTGAGCATCTGAAGCCCAtatttgatgagtatggtgatgtcTGCAAGTATGAGATGTCAGGGCACACTGGATCGTACAGCAGTTATAATCCGCCATTCATCCTTGCTCTTGCCGAGCTCAGGGATAGACTCCAGTGGAAGGCGTTTGTATTTCCTGATACATCCACAGGAAGCTACATTGTGGTGCTCATCCACAACCCACAAGCTCAGCTCTCATTTGCAAAGGCAGGGGATGATAAGTGGACCTGGCTACCGCCTCATTATCTTCATGAGGACTGCATGTACAAGGATGGCATATTGTATGCAGTGAATACAAAAGGAGAAATCCACGCGTTCGATCTTAGTGGCCCTGTGGTCACTGTAAAGACGATTATAAGGGCACCTGAGCATTATGATTGTGATAGCAGATATATCGTTCAAGCTCCATGGGGCAGTCTGCTACTTGTGTTCAGAATAGTTCATGACCATGATTTAGAATATGAGTACTGGAAGACTACAGAAACTAAAATATGCGAGATTGATGCTCTGTGGAATAAAATTGAGCTAACCAATTGCTTGCGTGACCATGTGTTATTTCTTGGTCATAACCTATCGCTATGCATCAGTGCTGATGAATATCCTGCCCTCAAGGCAAATTGTTCCTATTTTACGGATGATAATTTTCTGTGGACAGTGGGATATAAGAATAATCATCGTGATGTGGGAATTCTTAAGTTGAATGATAAGAGCAGGGAAGAACTTGTGTCTCCTCAGCTTTGGTCCAACTGTCCGGCTCCAATGTGGATTACTCCTGATCTTAGAAAGATCAACGTGATGGGCTCAATGAGCCAACAACTCTGA